GCCTAATGCCAGATGGCACAACGCGCTTTTACAAAGACGGTCAGCCAATCTATCACTACATGGGTTGCTCAACCTTCTCTGAGTACACCGTATTACCTGAAATTTCTTTAGCCAAAGTAAACAAAGAAGCACCGCTTGAAGAAGTGTGTTTATTAGGTTGTGGTGTGACAACCGGCATGGGTGCGGTACTGAACACAGCAAAAGTACAAAAAGGCGACACCGTAGCGATTTTTGGTCTTGGTGGCATTGGTCTTTCAGCGATCATTGGTGCAACCATGGCGGGTGCAAGTCGCATCATTGGTGTGGATATCAATGAAAGTAAATTCGATTTAGCGAAAAAGCTAGGTGCAACCGACTGTATCAACCCGAAACATTTCGATAAGCCAATTCAAGAAGTGATCGTTGAAATGACTGACGGCGGCGTCGACTTCTCATTTGAGTGTATTGGTAATGTTGACGTGATGCGTTCAGCCCTAGAGTGTTGTCACAAAGGCTGGGGTGAGTCTGTGATCATTGGTGTAGCTGGCGCAGGCCAAGAGATCTCAACGCGCCCATTCCAACTGGTTACTGGCCGTGTATGGCGTGGTAGCGCATTTGGCGGCGTAAAAGGCCGTTCAGAGTTACCTGAAATCGTTGAGCGTTACATGGCGGGTGAGTTTGGCTTACAAGACTTTATTACGCACACCATGGGCCTTGAAGATATCAATGAAGCCTTTGATTTGATGCATGAAGGTAAGAGCATTCGCTCAGTGATCCATTACAACAAGTAAACAGTTCAACACCCCAAAAGAGCTTGTATAAACAAGCTCTTTGTTCTTTATGGATATCAAAAATGAACTTAGAGAATATCAGTAATAACAAAAGCTTTGGTGGTTGGCATAAGCAATACACTCATCAATCTGAGGTGCTTAACTGCGCCATGCGCTTTGCCATTTTTCTACCGCCAAAGGTGAACGAAGGCCATAAAGTGCCTGTGCTTTACTGGCTTTCTGGCCTAACCTGCACAGACGAAAACTTTATGCAAAAAGCCGGCGCTCAACGTATTGCCGCAGAATTAGGTATAGCCATAGTGGCGCCTGATACCAGCCCGCGTGGCGAGGATGTGGCAAATGATGAGGGGTATGATTTAGGTCAAGGTGCAGGGTTTTACGTGAATGCAACCCAAGCCCCTTGGGCGGCGCATTTTAAGATGTACGATTATATCCTTGATGAGTTGCCAAACTTAATTGAAGCGAACTTTCCGGTCACTTCACAGCGAGCGATCAGTGGTCACTCTATGGGTGGACACGGTGCATTGATGATCGGCCTTAAAAACCAATCTCGTTTTAGTTCAATTTCAGCATTTAGCCCTATCACTAACCCAACGCAGTGCCCGTGGGGTGAAAAAGCCTTCACTGCGTACTTAGGCGACAACAAGCAAGCTTGGGCTGAATATGACAGTGTTGAGCTTTTAAAAGCAGGTAAACCGAGTTTACCTATCTTGGTTGACCAAGGCAGCGAAGATGGCTTTTTAGCAGAGCAATTAAAGCCTGAAAACTTAATTGCCGCAGCTAAGTCAGTCGATGCAGAGTGTGAGCTGAGAATGCAAGCTGGCTACGACCACAGCTATTACTTTATTGCCAGTTTCATTGAAGACCACCTGCGCTTTCACCATCAGCATTTAAACGCCAAGTAAATAAACGGCTTTCACAGAGTGCGCGACGTAAAGTCGCGCCTACCATGTCGCACGCTTCCCCGTAAAAATTTTCACTTAACCCCTGTAACTAACTTCTATACAATTGTTGTGATATTCAAAAATAACTCTAACTAAAAAGAATCTTCATGCGCATTGTATTTATCTCACTTTTTCTGCTTTTATCTGGCTGTGCCAGCCTAACCAACTCACCCACTGAAGTTGAAGAAGCCATTGTTCATACGCCTCCAGTAGAAGACAACGCACTCACAGAACCAAGTGAGCCGGTGGCAC
The Pseudoalteromonas phenolica genome window above contains:
- a CDS encoding S-(hydroxymethyl)glutathione dehydrogenase/class III alcohol dehydrogenase; protein product: MADQFIKSKAAVAWGPNEPLKIEEVDVMLPRKGEVLVRIVATGVCHTDAFTLSGDDPEGIFPSILGHEGGGIVEQVGEGVTGLEVGDHVIPLYTAECGECKFCTSGKTNLCQAVRETQGKGLMPDGTTRFYKDGQPIYHYMGCSTFSEYTVLPEISLAKVNKEAPLEEVCLLGCGVTTGMGAVLNTAKVQKGDTVAIFGLGGIGLSAIIGATMAGASRIIGVDINESKFDLAKKLGATDCINPKHFDKPIQEVIVEMTDGGVDFSFECIGNVDVMRSALECCHKGWGESVIIGVAGAGQEISTRPFQLVTGRVWRGSAFGGVKGRSELPEIVERYMAGEFGLQDFITHTMGLEDINEAFDLMHEGKSIRSVIHYNK
- the fghA gene encoding S-formylglutathione hydrolase, which translates into the protein MNLENISNNKSFGGWHKQYTHQSEVLNCAMRFAIFLPPKVNEGHKVPVLYWLSGLTCTDENFMQKAGAQRIAAELGIAIVAPDTSPRGEDVANDEGYDLGQGAGFYVNATQAPWAAHFKMYDYILDELPNLIEANFPVTSQRAISGHSMGGHGALMIGLKNQSRFSSISAFSPITNPTQCPWGEKAFTAYLGDNKQAWAEYDSVELLKAGKPSLPILVDQGSEDGFLAEQLKPENLIAAAKSVDAECELRMQAGYDHSYYFIASFIEDHLRFHHQHLNAK